From the Cucurbita pepo subsp. pepo cultivar mu-cu-16 chromosome LG05, ASM280686v2, whole genome shotgun sequence genome, one window contains:
- the LOC111795583 gene encoding AT-hook motif nuclear-localized protein 9-like isoform X1 gives MLALTNPRVQSIREEVFSMEDQNLTAESESLTDLKSTTTEINGASDDEDTSIGNSGIVGEGHLEDLSSGEVISKKKRRGRPRRKAAIDLEKPSSPSSQGSLSSSANSRNTSKRRLGRPPGSGRLQLLASLGGFAWDTAGGSFTPHILHIPKGEDIVKGLSRFSKKGPRAICIISAVGSVSSVHLRQVDAKPNSTQKFQGMFEILRITGSFVGQMNGKRTKVGQVSISLAHPDGRVFGGVVASALIAATPIQIVVASFKQKISPAVKRMHTPAHNSQSSAGTDEEEVCDAPGTPQH, from the exons atgctcGCCCTTACAAATCCGAGGGTACAGAGCATTCGTGAAGAGGTATTTTCGATGGAGGATCAAAATCTCACGGCGGAAAGCGAATCGCTTACGGACCTGAAAAGCACTACGACCGAGATAAATGGGGCGTCGGACGACGAAGACACGTCGATCGGGAACAGCGGAATCGTCGGCGAAGGGCATCTTGAAGATTTGTCCAGCGGTGAGGTGatttcaaagaagaagagaagaggaaggCCGAGGAGAAAAGCAGCCATCGACCTGGAGAAGCCGTCATCGCCGTCATCGCAGGGGAGCCTCTCGTCGTCCGCCAATTCACGAAACACTTCGAAACGCCGCCTTGGGCGGCCGCCTGGTAGTGGTAGGTTGCAGCTTCTCGCATCTTTAG GTGGTTTTGCTTGGGACACTGCCGGCGGAAGTTTTACCCCCCACATCCTCCATATTCCAAAAGGAGAG GATATTGTGAAGGGTCTATCAAGATTCTCAAAGAAAGGTCCTCGAGCAATTTGTATAATTTCTGCTGTTGGTTCAGTTTCGAGCGTTCATCTCCGCCAAGTTGATGCGAAGCCCAACAGCACACAGAAATTCCAG GGAATGTTTGAGATTCTGCGCATAACAGGGTCGTTTGTGGGACAAATGAACGGTAAACGCACTAAAGTGGGACAGGTTTCCATCTCACTCGCTCATCCTGACGGGCGAGTTTTTGGGGGCGTCGTTGCTTCTGCACTCATAGCAGCCACCCCCATTCAG ATTGTTGTGGCAAGCTTTAAGCAAAAAATTAGCCCTGCAGTTAAAAGGATGCACACACCAGCTCACAACAGCCAGTCCTCag CAGGCActgatgaagaagaagtatGTGATGCTCCGGGTACCCCGCAGCATTAA
- the LOC111795515 gene encoding histone deacetylase HDT1-like isoform X2 produces the protein MEFWGVEVKPGQALVVKPGIQQYLHLSQATLGEIKKDKANENVTIFLKIGGQKLVLGILSAEKFPQLSFDLVFEKEFELSHNGKGGSVYCAGYQAYAEDQDPGDYFDSDSGSEDEELELPLAQNGKATQKEKAIADKSNAAKALSLKKSDAKPSKPSKDEDDSEDDDDSDEDEDFDDESDEEMLNADSSESDDEDDDTESDEETPKKVEATKKRPNESASKTTPLPAKKAKLASPVKTDSKKGGHTATPHPTKKNAKTPAKSETPKSGGQFSCKSCDRSFGSDGALQSHSKAKHGGK, from the exons ATGGAGTTTTGGG GTGTTGAAGTCAAGCCTGGTCAGGCACTCGTTGTGAAGCCTGGAATTCAGCAGTACCTGCATCTATCACAG GCGACTCTAGGTGAAATAAAGAAGGACAAAGCAAATGAAAACGTGACTATCTTCTTGAAGATTGGTGGCCAAAAGCTTGTTCTTGGCATTCTCTCCGCAGAGAAGTTTCCTCAGCTATCATTTGATCTTGTGTTTGAGAAGGAATTTGAGCTCTCCCATAATGGGAAGGGTGGAAGTGTTTACTGTGCTGGATACCAGGCTTATGCCGAGGATCAAGATCC TGGCGATTATTTTG ATTCTGATTCTGGCTCGGAGGATGAAGAACTTGAATTGCCCCTTGCTCAAAACG GGAAAGCTACCCAGAAGGAGAAGGCTATTGCCGATAAAAGTAATGCTGCAAAGGCTCTGTCTTTAAAGAAGTCAGATGCAAAGCCTTCGAAACCAAGCAAGGATGAAGATGACTCTGAGGATGACGATGACTCTGACGAAGATGAAGATTTTGATGATGAATCGGATGAG GAAATGCTCAATGCTGACAGTAGCGAAtctgatgatgaag atgatgacaCTGAAAGTGATGAGGAGACACCAAAGAAG GTTGAAGCAACCAAGAAGAGGCCAAATGAGTCTGCCTCCAAGACGACTCCCCTCCCTGCTAAGAAAGCAAAGTTAGCTTCGCCTGTAAAGACTG ATTCAAAGAAGGGGGGCCATACTGCCACTCCCCACCCAACCAAGAAGAACGCTAAAACTCCTGCCAAATCAGAGACCCCAAAATCTGGTGGGCAGTTCTCTTGCAAATCCTGCGACAg GTCATTTGGTTCTGATGGTGCGCTTCAGTCGCACAGTAAGGCTAAGCACGGGGGTAAGTAA
- the LOC111795515 gene encoding histone deacetylase HDT1-like isoform X1 has product MEFWGVEVKPGQALVVKPGIQQYLHLSQATLGEIKKDKANENVTIFLKIGGQKLVLGILSAEKFPQLSFDLVFEKEFELSHNGKGGSVYCAGYQAYAEDQDPGDYFDSDSGSEDEELELPLAQNGKATQKEKAIADKSNAAKALSLKKSDAKPSKPSKDEDDSEDDDDSDEDEDFDDESDEEMLNADSSESDDEDDDTESDEETPKKVEATKKRPNESASKTTPLPAKKAKLASPVKTDSKKGGHTATPHPTKKNAKTPAKSETPKSGGQFSCKSCDRSFGSDGALQSHSKAKHGGK; this is encoded by the exons ATGGAGTTTTGGG GTGTTGAAGTCAAGCCTGGTCAGGCACTCGTTGTGAAGCCTGGAATTCAGCAGTACCTGCATCTATCACAG GCGACTCTAGGTGAAATAAAGAAGGACAAAGCAAATGAAAACGTGACTATCTTCTTGAAGATTGGTGGCCAAAAGCTTGTTCTTGGCATTCTCTCCGCAGAGAAGTTTCCTCAGCTATCATTTGATCTTGTGTTTGAGAAGGAATTTGAGCTCTCCCATAATGGGAAGGGTGGAAGTGTTTACTGTGCTGGATACCAGGCTTATGCCGAGGATCAAGATCC TGGCGATTATTTTG ATTCTGATTCTGGCTCGGAGGATGAAGAACTTGAATTGCCCCTTGCTCAAAACG GGAAAGCTACCCAGAAGGAGAAGGCTATTGCCGATAAAAGTAATGCTGCAAAGGCTCTGTCTTTAAAGAAGTCAGATGCAAAGCCTTCGAAACCAAGCAAGGATGAAGATGACTCTGAGGATGACGATGACTCTGACGAAGATGAAGATTTTGATGATGAATCGGATGAG GAAATGCTCAATGCTGACAGTAGCGAAtctgatgatgaagatgatgacaCTGAAAGTGATGAGGAGACACCGAAGAAG GTTGAAGCAACCAAGAAGAGGCCAAATGAGTCTGCCTCCAAGACGACTCCCCTCCCTGCTAAGAAAGCAAAGTTAGCTTCGCCTGTAAAGACTG ATTCAAAGAAGGGGGGCCATACTGCCACTCCCCACCCAACCAAGAAGAACGCTAAAACTCCTGCCAAATCAGAGACCCCAAAATCTGGTGGGCAGTTCTCTTGCAAATCCTGCGACAg GTCATTTGGTTCTGATGGTGCGCTTCAGTCGCACAGTAAGGCTAAGCACGGGGGTAAGTAA
- the LOC111795583 gene encoding AT-hook motif nuclear-localized protein 9-like isoform X2, with protein MLALTNPRVQSIREEVFSMEDQNLTAESESLTDLKSTTTEINGASDDEDTSIGNSGIVGEGHLEDLSSGEVISKKKRRGRPRRKAAIDLEKPSSPSSQGSLSSSANSRNTSKRRLGRPPGSGRLQLLASLGGFAWDTAGGSFTPHILHIPKGEDIVKGLSRFSKKGPRAICIISAVGSVSSVHLRQVDAKPNSTQKFQGMFEILRITGSFVGQMNGKRTKVGQVSISLAHPDGRVFGGVVASALIAATPIQIVVASFKQKISPAVKRMHTPAHNSQSSGTDEEEVCDAPGTPQH; from the exons atgctcGCCCTTACAAATCCGAGGGTACAGAGCATTCGTGAAGAGGTATTTTCGATGGAGGATCAAAATCTCACGGCGGAAAGCGAATCGCTTACGGACCTGAAAAGCACTACGACCGAGATAAATGGGGCGTCGGACGACGAAGACACGTCGATCGGGAACAGCGGAATCGTCGGCGAAGGGCATCTTGAAGATTTGTCCAGCGGTGAGGTGatttcaaagaagaagagaagaggaaggCCGAGGAGAAAAGCAGCCATCGACCTGGAGAAGCCGTCATCGCCGTCATCGCAGGGGAGCCTCTCGTCGTCCGCCAATTCACGAAACACTTCGAAACGCCGCCTTGGGCGGCCGCCTGGTAGTGGTAGGTTGCAGCTTCTCGCATCTTTAG GTGGTTTTGCTTGGGACACTGCCGGCGGAAGTTTTACCCCCCACATCCTCCATATTCCAAAAGGAGAG GATATTGTGAAGGGTCTATCAAGATTCTCAAAGAAAGGTCCTCGAGCAATTTGTATAATTTCTGCTGTTGGTTCAGTTTCGAGCGTTCATCTCCGCCAAGTTGATGCGAAGCCCAACAGCACACAGAAATTCCAG GGAATGTTTGAGATTCTGCGCATAACAGGGTCGTTTGTGGGACAAATGAACGGTAAACGCACTAAAGTGGGACAGGTTTCCATCTCACTCGCTCATCCTGACGGGCGAGTTTTTGGGGGCGTCGTTGCTTCTGCACTCATAGCAGCCACCCCCATTCAG ATTGTTGTGGCAAGCTTTAAGCAAAAAATTAGCCCTGCAGTTAAAAGGATGCACACACCAGCTCACAACAGCCAGTCCTCag GCActgatgaagaagaagtatGTGATGCTCCGGGTACCCCGCAGCATTAA
- the LOC111795005 gene encoding glucomannan 4-beta-mannosyltransferase 2-like has protein sequence MADATQILLPESFQGGRGNFSDQIWLIWELIKAPLIVPLLRLMVYISLAMSLMLFFERVYMGIVIVLVKLFWKKPEKRYKYELLQDDLESGSSNFPHVLIQIPMFNEREVYKISIGAACGLSWPADRLVIQVLDDSTDPVIKQMVEQECLRWASKGINITYQIRETRGGYKAGALKEGLKRRYVSHCEYVAIFDADFRPEPDYLRRAIPFLVHNPDIALVQARWRFVNANECLLTRMQEMSLDYHFTVEQEVGSATHAFFGFNGTAGVWRIAAINEAGGWKDRTTVEDMDLAVRASLRGWKFVYLGDLQVKSELPSTFKAFRFQQHRWSCGPANLFRKMVMEIVRNKKVKFWKKVYVIYSFFFVRKIIAHMVTFFFYCVVLPLTILVPEVYVPIWGAVYIPSVITILNSVGTPRSIHLLFYWILFENVMSLHRTKAALIGLFEAGRVNEWVVTEKLGDALKNKAAADAAKNKANAKVPKIRLRCKFGDRINTLELGFAAFLFFCGCXYS, from the exons ATGGCCGACGCTACACAGATTCTGTTACCGGAGTCGTTTCAGGGCGGAAGAGGCAATTTCAGCGACCAAATTTGGCTGATTTGGGAGCTCATTAAAGCGCCATTGATAGTTCCTTTGCTCAGATTAATGGTTTATATTTCATTGGCAATGTCTCTGATGCTCTTCTTTGAAAGAGTTTATATGGGAATTGTTATTGTTTTGGTTAAGCTTTTCTGGAAGAAGCCTGAAAAACGCTACAAATATGAACTGCTTCAAGATGATTTGGAATCTGGAAGCTCTAATTTCCCTCATGTTCTTATTCAAATCCCAATGTTTAACGAACGAGAG GTTTACAAAATCTCCATTGGAGCTGCTTGTGGTCTTTCATGGCCAGCCGACCGCCTCGTCATTCAAGTTCTTGACGATTCAACCGACCCAGTAATTAAG CAAATGGTGGAGCAAGAATGCCTGAGATGGGCGAGTAAAGGGATTAACATAACGTATCAAATCAGGGAAACCAGAGGAGGGTACAAAGCTGGAGCTCTGAAAGAAGGGCTTAAACGGAGGTATGTTAGCCATTGTGAGTATGTCGCCATTTTCGACGCCGATTTCCGGCCGGAGCCGGACTATCTCCGGCGAGCCATTCCGTTCTTAGTTCATAATCCCGATATCGCCCTCGTTCAAGCTCGATGGAGATTCG TGAATGCAAATGAGTGCCTGCTGACAAGAATGCAAGAGATGTCATTGGATTACCATTTCACAGTGGAGCAAGAAGTTGGGTCTGCTACCCATGCCTTCTTTGGCTTCAATG GAACTGCTGGAGTGTGGAGAATTGCTGCAATCAATGAGGCAGGTGGGTGGAAGGACAGGACCACCGTGGAAGACATGGACCTTGCCGTCCGAGCTAGTCTTAGAGGGTGGAAATTTGTCTACTTAGGTGACCTGCAG GTAAAAAGTGAGCTTCCTAGTACTTTCAAGGCCTTCCGTTTCCAGCAGCATCGATGGTCTTGTGGCCCTGCCAATCTTTTCCGCAAAATGGTCATGGAAATTGTCAGAAACAAG AAAGTGAAATTCTGGAAGAAAGTTTATGTGATCTACAGTTTCTTCTTTGTCCGGAAGATCATTGCCCATATGGttactttcttcttctactgTGTTGTTCTTCCCCTCACCATTTTGGTTCCTGAAGTGTATGTACCAATTTGGGGAGCTGTTTACATTCCTTCCGTCATCACCATTTTGAACTCGGTCGGAACCCCAag GTCGATTCACCTTCTGTTCTACTGGATCCTTTTCGAGAACGTGATGTCGTTGCACCGCACGAAAGCAGCTCTAATCGGTTTATTCGAAGCGGGTCGAGTGAACGAATGGGTTGTGACTGAAAAGCTAGGAGATGCTCTGAAGAACAAGGCAGCTGCTGATGCTGCAAAGAACAAAGCAAACGCCAAAGTTCCCAAAATTAGACTAAGATGCAAGTTTGGTGACAg AATCAACACATTGGAGCTGGGATTTGCAgcgttcttgttcttttgtgGGTGCTNATACTCTTGA
- the LOC111795583 gene encoding AT-hook motif nuclear-localized protein 9-like isoform X3: MLALTNPRVQSIREEVFSMEDQNLTAESESLTDLKSTTTEINGASDDEDTSIGNSGIVGEGHLEDLSSGEVISKKKRRGRPRRKAAIDLEKPSSPSSQGSLSSSANSRNTSKRRLGRPPGSGGFAWDTAGGSFTPHILHIPKGEDIVKGLSRFSKKGPRAICIISAVGSVSSVHLRQVDAKPNSTQKFQGMFEILRITGSFVGQMNGKRTKVGQVSISLAHPDGRVFGGVVASALIAATPIQIVVASFKQKISPAVKRMHTPAHNSQSSAGTDEEEVCDAPGTPQH, translated from the exons atgctcGCCCTTACAAATCCGAGGGTACAGAGCATTCGTGAAGAGGTATTTTCGATGGAGGATCAAAATCTCACGGCGGAAAGCGAATCGCTTACGGACCTGAAAAGCACTACGACCGAGATAAATGGGGCGTCGGACGACGAAGACACGTCGATCGGGAACAGCGGAATCGTCGGCGAAGGGCATCTTGAAGATTTGTCCAGCGGTGAGGTGatttcaaagaagaagagaagaggaaggCCGAGGAGAAAAGCAGCCATCGACCTGGAGAAGCCGTCATCGCCGTCATCGCAGGGGAGCCTCTCGTCGTCCGCCAATTCACGAAACACTTCGAAACGCCGCCTTGGGCGGCCGCCTGGTAGTG GTGGTTTTGCTTGGGACACTGCCGGCGGAAGTTTTACCCCCCACATCCTCCATATTCCAAAAGGAGAG GATATTGTGAAGGGTCTATCAAGATTCTCAAAGAAAGGTCCTCGAGCAATTTGTATAATTTCTGCTGTTGGTTCAGTTTCGAGCGTTCATCTCCGCCAAGTTGATGCGAAGCCCAACAGCACACAGAAATTCCAG GGAATGTTTGAGATTCTGCGCATAACAGGGTCGTTTGTGGGACAAATGAACGGTAAACGCACTAAAGTGGGACAGGTTTCCATCTCACTCGCTCATCCTGACGGGCGAGTTTTTGGGGGCGTCGTTGCTTCTGCACTCATAGCAGCCACCCCCATTCAG ATTGTTGTGGCAAGCTTTAAGCAAAAAATTAGCCCTGCAGTTAAAAGGATGCACACACCAGCTCACAACAGCCAGTCCTCag CAGGCActgatgaagaagaagtatGTGATGCTCCGGGTACCCCGCAGCATTAA